From the Canis lupus familiaris isolate Mischka breed German Shepherd chromosome 27, alternate assembly UU_Cfam_GSD_1.0, whole genome shotgun sequence genome, the window ACCAAATAGGTTCATTTAGGTGCTTCTagaaaatcaaaatttattttttttaaactactgagCTTTAACCATTAGGTTACAAGCTTAGTAAAACTTGCTCTTTAATCTAATATATTCATTTACACGGTCAGCATTTTGATTTGTTCCTCACTttgaagtttctaattttttctcaAGCTCAGAAGTTGGAGATGGCCTAGATTTCCTGATTTATATAGACAAAAACAGTGTCAACAAACTTTACAGGGTAAAAATTATAAAGGCATCAGTCACATTTTAGttttgaacttaaataaaattatgctttttccagaagtttgtctgattttatttttaaagatgtcaaagacagctcttttttttttttttttacttgctgtTGTAAGAGCTCTTTTTGGCAGGAAGCTCATATTATCTTGAAATGAACTTTAATCTTCCTTtcctagattatttttattactgtgttGAAGGAaagcattaataaaaaaaatgaatacaaaatgataaatgaaactTAAAGAAGTGTCTTTGGTAGTATGAAGAGTTAGACTTTTGTTCTTGGAAATCACAAATGACGTCTCACAAACCATCCGTGTGACAAGTTACATATAAGGAAGCATCAACTTTTGTTGTGTTGAAATTAGCAATAAACTTGAGTACAAAATATTTCACCTTGAGTTCAAATTCTAGAGGGAACCTTAACTACTTGTGTTACCTTAACCAGTGGTGTTACCTTAGGCACATCAAGTATCTCTCACTTTTAATTTGCTCATGTGTGTGAACATCATGGGACTCAACTTGAAAGCATTCCATCAACTACAAGgtctttttaaatgtgaaaagtgTTATATGTGATAGTAGAGAAATAGTGGCAACTTTGCTGACCTTCTGTTATGCTTTTAAGCAGAAATTTGCCATGGGTGACAAGGGAGGAGACAACCACTCAGAAGTGACTGACTTCATTCTTGTAGGCATCAGGGTCCGTCCAGAGCTCCACAGTCTCCTCTTCCTACTATTCCTGGTTGTTTATGGGATGGTCCTCCTGGGGAACCTTAGCATGATTGGCATCATTGTGACCGACCCCCGGCTGAACACACCAATGTATTTCTTCCTAGGCAATCTTTCCATCATTGACCTCTCCTACTCCACTGTTATTGTACCCAAAGCCATGGTCAACATCCTGTCTCAGAAAAAGACCATCTCCTTTGCAGGCTGTGTGGCTCAGCTATTTCTTTACGCGCTTTTCATGGTCACAGAGGCCTTTGTCCTGGCAgccatggcctatgaccgcttcATCGCCATCTGCAACCCGCTCCTCTACACTATCCGCATGTCAAGAAGCCTCTGTATCCAGTTGGTGGCTGGCTCCTATCTCTGCGGCTGGGTCAGCTCCATCCTTCAAATCAGTGTAACCTTCTCAATGTCTTTCTGTGCTTCCCGAGTCATTGATCACTTCTACTGTGATTCAAACCCAATTGAGAAGATCTCCTGTTCCAATATCTTTATGAATAAGATGGTGTCATTTAGTCTGGCTGTCCTCATTATTTTGCCCACGATAGTTGTTATTGTGGTATCGTATATGTATATTGTGTCTGCAGTTTTAAAAATCCGCTCTagtgaagggaggaagaaagcctTCTCCACCTGCAGCTCCCACCTGGGGGTTGTAAGTTTGCTCTATGGGACAGTCTCCTTTGTCTATCTCACACCCCCAAGTAACCCTGAACTTCGTAAAGTGGCTTCAGTATGTTACATTTTGTTCACACCTATGCTGAACCCTTTAATCTACTCTCTAAGAAATAAGGATGTTAAAGATGCCATGAAAAAAGTCCTatggaagaaaaaagttttactttaaatctgtttttacttgttttactGTTTCTTGTACCAATTTGTTTACCTGATCTTCTAGATTCAGGCATTCTAAAGCacaggtttatttaaaaaataattctgttccattgatctatttgtctgtttttctgccaggatcatactgtcttgatgatcacagttttgtagtacagtttgaaatccggcattgtgatgccccccgctctggttttctttttcaatattctccctggctatttggggtgttttctgattccgcacaaatcttaagatgatttgttccaactctctgaagaaagtccatggtattttgatagggattgcattaaatatgtaaattgccctgggtagcattgacattttcacaatattaattcttccaatctatgagcatggaatatttttccatctctttgtgtcttcctcaatttctttcagaagtgttctgtagtgtttagggtatagatcctttacctcttggttagatttactcctaggtatctgatacttttggatgcaattgtaaatgggattgaccccttaatttctctttcttcagtttcattgttagggtatagaaatgccactgatttctgggcattgattttgtatcctgccacactgccggattgctgtatgagttgtagcaatcttggggtggagtcttttgggttttctatgtacagtatcatgtcatctgcaaagagggagagtttgacttcttctttgccaatttgaatgccttttatttctttttgttgcctgattgctgaggctaggactcctaggactatgttgaatagcagtggtgagagtggacatccctgtcttgttcctgatcttaggggaaaggctcccagtgtttccccattgagaattatatttgctgtgggcttttcatagatggcttttgagGTGCtggggaatgttccctctatccctacactctggagagttttgatcaggaatggatgctgtattttgtcaaattctttctctgcatctattgagaagatcttatggttcttgttttttctcttgttgatatgatctatcacgttgattgctttacaagtgttgaaccagccttgcatcccagggataaatcccacttggtcatggtgaataatcttcttaatgtactgttgaatcctattggctagtatcttgttgagaatttttgcatctgtgttcatcatggatattgatgtataattctcctttttggtgggttttggaattaaggtgatgctggcttcataaaatgaaacttcataaaactcataaaatgagtttagaagtatcCTGTCCCTTtgtatctttctgaacagctttagtagaataggtattgtttctttaaaagtttgatagaattcccctgggaagtcatctggccctggaatttggtgtcttgggaggtttttgatgactgtttaatttcctccctggttattggcctgttcaggttagagaacccagaaatgggccctcaactctatggtcaactaatattcgacaaagcaggaaagactatccactggaaaaaggacaataaatggtgctgggaaaattggacatccatatgcagaagaatgaaactagaccattctcttatgcCAGACAccaagacaaactcaaaatggatgaacgatctaaatatgagacaagattccatcaaattcctagaggagaacacaggcaacaccctttctgaacttggccactgtaacttcttgcaagatacatccatgaaggcaagagaaacaaaagcaaaaataaactattgagacttcatcaagataagaagcttctgcacagcaaaagaaacagtcaacagaactagaagacaacctacaaaatgggaaaagatatttgcaaatgagctatcagaaaaagggctagtatccaagatctataaagaacttattaaactcaatagcaaagaaacaaacaatccaatcatgaaatgggcagaagacatgaacagaaatctcacagaggaagacgcagacatggccaacaagcacatgagaaaatgctccgcgttacgggccatcagggaaatacaaatcaaaaccaccatgagatcccacctcacaccagtgagaatggggaaaattaacaaggcaggaaacagcaaatgttggagaggatgtggagaaaggggaaccctcttacactgttggtgggaatgtgaactggtgcagccactctggaaaactgtggaggttcctcaaagagttaaagtagacctgccctacgacccagcaattgcactgctggggatttaccccaaagatacagatgcagtgaaacgccaggacacctgcaccccgatgtttctagcagcaatgtccacaatagctcaactgtggaaggagcctcggtgtccatcgacagatgatggacaaagaagctgtggtctatgtattcaatggaatattcctcagccattagaaacattgaatacccaccatttgctttgaagtggactgaactggagggtattatgctgagtgaagtgagtaaatcagagaaggacaaacatcatatggtctcattcatttggggaatataaaaaatagtgaaagggaataaaggggaaaggagagaaaatgagtgagaaatatcagtgagggtgacagcacatgagagactcctaactctgggaaatgaacaagggatagtggaaggggaggtgggcggggggttggggtgactgggtgatgggcactgacaggggcacttgatgggatgagtactgggtgttatgctatatgttggcaaatcgaactccaataataatatacagaaaaatccCGCCCCCTCCCAAAGAAAAACCCACCTTAACTGTTTTATTCCACAGCATTATGAACATCATATAATGAAAGCTCCAAATAACATATTCACTTTTTCTCAAGGCAATGTTAAATCTGAAAGTTCTGGACACCATGAAAAtttgctgcaattctacaaagAGTTATGTATTTCTCACTCTCCAGGTAATAATATGTTATGCAAATGGAGAAGtacagaattttatagtttttcttccCGGCATGCCTAAGTGAAATAGAGGTACAGACAATACCTAGTATGATGATTAACTTAGAAACTGTGTGACCCAATGGTCTACACACCAATGATACTCCATATAAATGCTAGTGTTGTGTGCTTTGCTTTTGATGTCATGCAAAGTATAAGACAGCGTGTGCTTATAatgaggaggaaatggaaagataGAATAACCAGGGATCTTTGTTGAATTAAAGTGGCCAAAGAAGCAGAAACATGCGAAGATTGCATTAGTTTTGAGAGTGAAATAGGAATCCCAATCAGCTTGGGAAAGTGATCATTGGCACTGATTATCATTAGCCTGGAAAACACTCTTTTTAGGGTTAGGTTTTACATCTGGATGTCTACCAGCATTAGAATGTCCCTCTGTTGTAGATCTAACAGGTGCGGGTTCCTAAGGACTGCTGGGAGGAGGTAATGGAATGCTGAATACAGCCTAAATTCCTTTGCTTTAGTTTTTAGTCTGGTTGACTTGTATTTCCTGTTTTGTAGCCAGAACAGAAAACAGTATTCCAGGGCATAACCTCGTAAGTGGCATTGCTGGAACCACTTGAAGCGTTTGTGGGAATCTAGGGAAGTTGAAAACCAAGGCAGAACACTTTCAGAGGTGCTAAATcaggtctataattctcttttaattGCCATAAACACTTTCCTTGGTGGTCTTCTATGAAAAGTAGTGACTGATTTATATCTTTCTTGTTCCTTGTGCCATTAAGATGCCAGCAGAACACCCCAGTGTCTTACCAACCTTATGTTGGTTCTCATTGACAAAGTCGTTTTTGTCTAATGACGTATGGATTGTTTATGAAACACTGCTATATCCAAGAGACGTTGGAGACTACATTCTGCGACATAGATATAATAAGTTGTTATTTACAGCTGACTTTAAAATTGTACACAAAAGTCCACATGGAGAAATCTTTTCATAGTGGTATCATCTTGAGAGGCTGAAGAGTGAATTCAATATCTCATACGCTATTAACTTATGTGTACGACATGATTCGTCTTTCTGGATTACAAGTCTTTGAACGTGTACATATATTCATTGTCCTGTAACGTCATGTATTGcattttgtctttgaattttatataatgttgACATTTACCTACTATTTAGTGTAACGATGCAGAACTTTGGTGAGGGcgtttataataatatttttcattttcaggatgCTACCATTCTCTGACTTCGATAGTTGCAAATGGTAATCAAGCACTGATTCACTAACACAAGTTAAAATGACTGCATTAAGCATCTATGGACAAGCACCCAGAGCTTGCTTCATTGTCTTCCCTTAGGATAGTTTCGACTCCTTATTGTGTTATGTTCAGCCTGGAGAAGCTGAACCCATTAGATATTGTAAAATGTTGTAATGTTGAATTGATATTGGACTGTTATTCTTACTCTTGTATGTTGAATATGAGATGTCACTTTGCCCAATCCCTTGAAAGCAGCATAGgtcataaatttaataaaattttgaatgtgGGTAAGCTATTATCTAGAGATCTTGGTGAGGACAAAGCTATTTACTTGTGAAGCCTggtgagggaggggaagagggaagagataggataagaaaaaacaaacaaacaaacaactgtaTCTTGGaggtgaaaacatgaaaaaaggaaggagtttcaaagtaatttcttaattatttcaatttggtattttttgtatatttttattgaagttcgatttgccaacatatagcataacacccagtgctcatcccatcaagtgcccccctcagtgcccgtcacccagtcccctaccccctgccctcctccccttctaccaccccttgttcatttcccagagttaggagtcttcatgttctgtctccctctctgacatttcccactcattttctctccttttcccctttattccctttcactgtttttttttttttttatattcccaaaatgaatgagacgatataatgtttgtccttctctgattgacttacttcactcagcataataccctccagttccatccatgttgaagaaaatggtgggtattcatcgtttctaatggctgaggaatattccattgtatgtatagaccacagcttctttgtccatcatctgtcgatggacactgaggctccttccacagtgtggctattgtggacatcgctgctataaacactgggggaCATGGGTcccagcttttcactgcatctgtatctttggggtaaattttctaaacaaaaacaagaacttttaaaaatattttttatttatttatttgacagagggagagcactagcagggcgagtggcaggcagatggagaaggagaagtaggcagATCAGGGAGCCCGAAGGAAGTGAGACTCTATCcaaggacaccgggatcatgacctgagctgaaggcagacacttaaccgacagccacccaggcaccccccaaacaAGAATTTTAACCAAAGATGGATTTTCCTATTTGTTCCTTTTATGAAATATGGTTTCTAGACTTTAGAAATAGTCTTCTTCCCTTACTAATGTTTAATAATCGTCCATTTATTCACATTGTTTGGCATTGTGCTGAGTGGCATCAGTTTCTTCAGTTGAATATCTTGTACTTAGGTTTCTTGTGTGGCAACTTACATAAATTAACTTTGGATGACTTAggtaaaaactaaataattaGGCAGATAAATTTTGTTTGTAtctggccaaactgtggaaagagctgagatgtccatcgacagatgatggacaaagaagctgtggtctatgtatacaatggaatattattcagccatcagaaaggatgaatacccaccatttacactgatgtgggtggaactggaggggattatgttgagtgaagtaggtcagtcagagaaagacatatatagtttcactcatatatggaatataagaaacaatatAGAGGATCACAGggtaagggaaggaaaactgaacGGAAAGTcataagagaggaagaaaaaccatgagagactcttaccTACAGGAAACAAATAGAAGGTTCCTGgaagggatggaggtggggggtgggggtgggttaAGTGTGTGACGGGCATTAAAAAGGGCcacgtgatgtgatgagaactgggtgttaaaGGCAACTGATAAATTGATAAACACttaatctgaaactaatgatgtactaaatgttggctaattgaatttaaattaaaaaaaagaaagtagaaaagagacaaaaattttCTAAACAGGATCCACACTTGTCTCATGCCACACTATTGGAAATATTTACTTCACAAGAATTcagctctttgtctctctgttgATTAATTTTGACACAggatctaaatattttttaaagtccaaaAAATGTTGAGTATATACTTTTCTTCAGTGTTTGATCACCCAAGAATTagttactgaaatattttataacagcTGATTAGGAGGATTTCAGTTCACATCTTTAGAGAATATCAAGGCTTTTCCGTGTTCTGGTGGCTCTGTGTAAAGCAACTCAGGTCTAGGAATTGGAGAACTGATGTGATCTGAGTCATGGTGGCTCAAGTca encodes:
- the OR9K7 gene encoding olfactory receptor family 9 subfamily K member 7, coding for MGDKGGDNHSEVTDFILVGIRVRPELHSLLFLLFLVVYGMVLLGNLSMIGIIVTDPRLNTPMYFFLGNLSIIDLSYSTVIVPKAMVNILSQKKTISFAGCVAQLFLYALFMVTEAFVLAAMAYDRFIAICNPLLYTIRMSRSLCIQLVAGSYLCGWVSSILQISVTFSMSFCASRVIDHFYCDSNPIEKISCSNIFMNKMVSFSLAVLIILPTIVVIVVSYMYIVSAVLKIRSSEGRKKAFSTCSSHLGVVSLLYGTVSFVYLTPPSNPELRKVASVCYILFTPMLNPLIYSLRNKDVKDAMKKVLWKKKVLL